One Candidatus Nanopelagicales bacterium DNA window includes the following coding sequences:
- a CDS encoding DsbA family protein translates to MKATFWFDPMCPWAWITSRWVLEVEKVRDVQVNWQVMSLGVLNENNDVPAEYAELIKRTWRPVRVLHAAAQQQGEQVLLPLYTAMGNRFHLEKQKDVDVVIAAALAEVGLDASLAAAADSTDFDELVRASHANAVAMSGKGVGTPVIAIDDLEGNSVGFFGPIMTPIPRGEAAGKMWDGFVLVAQVPGVVEIKRTRFDGPKVD, encoded by the coding sequence ATGAAGGCGACTTTTTGGTTTGATCCGATGTGCCCATGGGCCTGGATCACCTCGCGCTGGGTTCTCGAAGTAGAGAAGGTTCGCGATGTTCAGGTGAACTGGCAAGTGATGTCACTCGGCGTGCTCAATGAAAACAACGACGTACCTGCTGAATATGCAGAACTCATCAAGCGGACCTGGCGCCCAGTGCGCGTGCTGCATGCAGCGGCGCAACAACAAGGCGAGCAGGTGTTGTTGCCGCTCTACACCGCCATGGGTAACCGATTCCATCTAGAAAAGCAAAAAGATGTGGACGTGGTTATTGCCGCCGCACTTGCTGAGGTTGGACTGGATGCAAGTCTGGCTGCGGCAGCTGACAGCACTGATTTCGATGAGCTGGTTCGTGCAAGTCATGCGAATGCTGTTGCGATGTCGGGCAAGGGTGTGGGAACGCCGGTTATTGCCATTGATGATCTTGAAGGTAACTCTGTTGGTTTCTTTGGCCCGATCATGACGCCAATTCCCCGCGGTGAAGCCGCTGGAAAAATGTGGGATGGCTTCGTTCTTGTTGCGCAGGTTCCTGGTGTCGTTGAAATTAAGCGCACCCGATTCGACGGGCCAAAGGTCGATTAG
- a CDS encoding DUF429 domain-containing protein translates to MTQSLAGIDGYAKGWVIAILRDNHIVWRTCGIHDLPQELDGLDVIGIDIPIHLAIKGWRICDVEAKSAMGKAGSRVFMTPPKAVLELGFAAPNDEVQALSIELTGKGVSRQAMALAERVLAVNALLPDKRLYEVFPELVFAALEGSVLPSKKSAAGAGARMRALDPWLTTLGTSCALLMKQAPSDVPVDDALDALAALAGALRIANGVADRWPVKGNLPTIWA, encoded by the coding sequence ATGACCCAATCTCTGGCCGGCATTGATGGCTATGCCAAAGGTTGGGTCATCGCTATTTTGCGCGACAACCACATTGTGTGGCGCACATGTGGCATTCATGATTTACCCCAAGAACTCGACGGCTTAGATGTCATCGGCATCGACATTCCCATCCACCTTGCAATCAAAGGGTGGCGCATATGTGATGTTGAAGCTAAGTCCGCAATGGGCAAGGCTGGTTCACGAGTGTTTATGACTCCACCCAAGGCCGTCCTTGAGCTTGGTTTTGCGGCACCCAATGATGAAGTTCAAGCCTTAAGCATCGAACTCACGGGTAAAGGCGTTTCCCGTCAAGCAATGGCGTTGGCTGAGCGTGTGCTTGCTGTCAATGCGTTACTTCCCGATAAGCGCCTATACGAGGTTTTCCCGGAATTGGTGTTCGCTGCCCTTGAAGGCTCAGTACTTCCCTCTAAGAAGAGCGCTGCAGGCGCAGGTGCTCGCATGCGCGCGCTTGACCCATGGCTCACAACTCTGGGCACTTCATGTGCGCTGCTCATGAAGCAAGCCCCCAGTGACGTTCCAGTTGATGACGCACTTGATGCACTCGCTGCTTTAGCTGGCGCCTTACGCATCGCTAATGGAGTAGCCGATCGTTGGCCGGTAAAAGGAAACCTTCCAACAATCTGGGCGTGA
- a CDS encoding disulfide bond formation protein DsbA: protein MSTPVDFWMDPLSPWAWVSARWLEEVQTMRDIKVNWHVMCLDILHENDEVPLAQDFRAWMKNTWLPARAVEAARAQQGDEAARALLFAIGRMSNVDRNRDLPGVIAAAVAECGLPENVVQASMTNEFDAAVRASHEAGMALGGKDVGTPILAIPGPDGTPVGLFGPVVTPTPRGDAAGRLWDGVLLLAQTPGFYELKKERTAKVWCD, encoded by the coding sequence GTGAGTACCCCTGTTGATTTTTGGATGGACCCTTTAAGCCCGTGGGCTTGGGTCAGTGCCCGATGGCTCGAAGAAGTCCAGACCATGCGAGATATCAAGGTGAATTGGCATGTGATGTGCCTAGACATCTTGCATGAGAACGATGAAGTGCCACTGGCGCAGGATTTCCGTGCCTGGATGAAGAACACCTGGTTGCCTGCTCGCGCAGTGGAAGCGGCCCGTGCGCAACAAGGTGATGAAGCAGCTCGTGCACTCCTGTTTGCCATTGGACGGATGAGCAACGTTGATCGCAATCGCGATCTGCCGGGCGTCATTGCAGCAGCCGTTGCCGAATGTGGTCTGCCGGAAAATGTGGTGCAAGCATCCATGACCAACGAATTTGACGCTGCAGTGCGAGCAAGTCACGAAGCGGGCATGGCTTTAGGTGGCAAAGATGTCGGCACGCCAATCCTGGCAATCCCTGGCCCTGACGGGACGCCTGTTGGTCTCTTTGGCCCAGTTGTCACACCGACGCCACGGGGCGATGCGGCGGGTCGACTCTGGGATGGCGTCCTCTTACTGGCTCAAACCCCAGGCTTCTATGAACTCAAGAAAGAACGAACGGCGAAGGTCTGGTGCGACTGA
- a CDS encoding amidase, with the protein MAKLHDLTALEQGEAIARREISALELTNHYLDRADQFDATVGAFALRTPDEAREQAAAADFERDRVGLSLLHGVVIPPKDLNAWAGVQCRLGSAAYHFIPDADDHVVIRMKEAGFVFTGKTNTPELGLPSYTEPDVAPPARSPFALARTAGGSSGGAASAVASGLAAAAVGSDGGGSIRIPASCCGLVGIKPSRGRVSNGPSGESVGELGVQGPLARTVADAAAILDVLSVPFVGDELRAPMLARGSSFLSAAGGEVQRLRIGRFAKPIIAHCSVDAEVLHGYEATSQLLESLGHEVIDMEVPFPSDIFSYFEILWSSLTAAIEFEDEQFAQLRPLTTWLYEKGQQVSGVQLARTVTQLRTIARTSIQHMSMFDVILTPTLAQLPPAIGAMRNDADPEADFLAQCEFTPFTSPFNMTGQPAISLPLHWSNEGIPIGMQFIGRPFDEFTLIALAAQLEQAQPWNDRHPEMW; encoded by the coding sequence GTGGCGAAGTTGCATGACCTCACGGCACTTGAGCAAGGAGAGGCGATTGCCCGCCGCGAAATTTCAGCGCTTGAGCTCACCAATCACTACCTTGACCGAGCCGACCAGTTCGATGCGACCGTAGGAGCCTTTGCTCTGCGCACGCCAGATGAAGCGCGCGAGCAGGCTGCTGCGGCAGATTTTGAGCGCGATCGAGTAGGCCTCTCGCTGCTGCATGGAGTAGTGATTCCGCCCAAGGATTTGAACGCCTGGGCTGGGGTGCAATGTCGGTTGGGTTCTGCGGCGTATCACTTCATTCCAGATGCTGACGATCATGTGGTGATCCGGATGAAGGAAGCGGGATTCGTCTTCACTGGAAAAACCAACACTCCTGAGTTGGGCTTGCCTTCGTACACCGAGCCTGACGTGGCCCCACCTGCTCGGTCACCCTTTGCTCTTGCGCGTACTGCAGGTGGATCAAGCGGCGGCGCGGCATCCGCAGTTGCCTCAGGGCTTGCAGCCGCTGCCGTGGGATCAGATGGTGGTGGATCAATTCGTATCCCGGCAAGTTGTTGCGGCCTAGTGGGAATCAAGCCAAGCCGGGGTCGAGTATCTAACGGGCCAAGTGGTGAAAGCGTTGGCGAACTTGGAGTGCAAGGGCCGCTGGCCCGCACAGTTGCCGATGCAGCTGCGATTCTCGATGTCCTGAGTGTGCCGTTTGTGGGCGATGAGCTTCGGGCACCGATGTTGGCCCGGGGAAGTTCCTTTCTCTCGGCTGCCGGTGGCGAGGTTCAACGATTGCGGATCGGAAGATTTGCAAAGCCCATCATTGCTCATTGTTCGGTAGATGCCGAAGTGCTGCATGGGTATGAGGCAACATCGCAATTGCTTGAATCCCTTGGTCACGAAGTAATCGACATGGAAGTGCCTTTTCCTTCAGATATTTTTTCGTATTTTGAAATTCTGTGGAGTTCACTTACCGCAGCCATTGAGTTTGAAGATGAGCAATTCGCGCAATTGCGGCCACTCACCACCTGGTTGTATGAGAAGGGTCAGCAGGTATCCGGTGTGCAGCTGGCGCGCACGGTTACACAATTGCGAACCATCGCTCGCACCTCTATTCAGCACATGAGTATGTTCGATGTGATTCTCACACCGACGCTTGCTCAATTGCCTCCGGCAATCGGTGCAATGCGAAATGATGCCGATCCTGAAGCTGATTTCCTTGCACAGTGTGAATTCACTCCATTTACGTCACCTTTTAATATGACTGGTCAGCCAGCAATTTCCTTGCCTTTACATTGGAGCAATGAAGGCATTCCTATTGGAATGCAATTCATTGGTAGACCCTTTGATGAATTCACCTTGATTGCGTTAGCCGCTCAACTTGAGCAAGCACAGCCTTGGAATGACCGACATCCGGAAATGTGGTGA
- the malQ gene encoding 4-alpha-glucanotransferase — MSELLMTPELVQLADACGVATQYWGQAGERVVIAPETLHAVLGSLGYDTSSASAINASLDGVRTRDWRRMLPAFTVGVQGQERRLWVHVTHGDPVSVWVEAEDGFRTDLAQMDYWVEPVEIEGALIGEASFAIPADLPVGYYSIHASSLDRTATAQMAMTPARLHPEVIAGERQWGFMEQLYATRSRNSWGLGDLHDCADVATWSAKDFGAGFLLINPLHAAAPTKPMAPSPYLPVSRRFSNPIYLRIEDLPEYAEAGKKIRKRIEELAKPLRAMNSSAELLDRDAVWAAKRAALEMLFAEGLTKKRAQEFANYCQREGQGLVNFAIWSTLCDVYGSNGSTWPSEFHEVTNPAIAQFAASRSIDVQFHMWMQFVVDEQLARTQTAAKSAGMAIGIMLDLAVGVHPEGSDAWSLRNVLAQNIGVGAPPDMYNQLGQNWHQPPWHPVSLAEAAYLPYRELLRAMMRNAGGLRIDHVLGLFRMWWVPSGMQADKGTFVRFDFEAMIGLLVLEAHRAGVLVIGEDLGTVEPWVQDVLRERGILGTSVLWFESGDDGCALAPEHWRKEVLASVTVHDLPPTAGFLRDEHVRIRHELGLLTRSEDAERTDAKSERDDWVNILRDRQWLGQENQAISEVELDEVALALHRALGASPARLVGISLPDVIGDRRAQNQPGTDQEYPNWRVPMTNATGEVMLIEDLQAKSAQAQAFVNALSTQ, encoded by the coding sequence ATGTCTGAACTCTTAATGACTCCAGAGCTCGTGCAACTGGCTGATGCATGCGGTGTTGCAACGCAGTATTGGGGTCAGGCAGGTGAACGGGTAGTCATCGCTCCGGAAACTTTGCATGCGGTGTTGGGATCACTTGGCTATGACACCAGTTCAGCAAGCGCGATCAACGCATCGCTTGACGGAGTGCGCACTCGCGACTGGCGCCGCATGTTGCCTGCATTCACGGTTGGAGTGCAAGGTCAGGAACGTCGATTGTGGGTGCATGTGACACATGGCGATCCCGTCAGTGTCTGGGTTGAAGCTGAAGATGGATTCCGTACTGATTTGGCGCAGATGGACTACTGGGTTGAGCCCGTTGAGATTGAGGGCGCACTTATTGGTGAGGCGAGTTTCGCGATTCCCGCCGATCTTCCCGTTGGTTATTACTCGATTCACGCTTCGTCATTGGATCGAACTGCTACTGCTCAGATGGCAATGACTCCGGCGCGCTTGCATCCTGAAGTCATCGCAGGGGAGCGCCAGTGGGGATTTATGGAACAGCTCTATGCAACACGTTCACGCAACTCGTGGGGTTTAGGTGATCTTCACGATTGTGCTGATGTTGCGACCTGGAGTGCAAAGGATTTCGGCGCAGGTTTCTTGCTGATCAATCCATTGCACGCGGCTGCACCGACGAAACCAATGGCCCCGTCTCCGTACCTTCCAGTTTCTCGGCGTTTTTCCAATCCGATCTATCTACGTATTGAAGATCTTCCGGAGTATGCGGAAGCCGGCAAGAAAATCCGCAAGCGTATTGAGGAATTGGCCAAACCCCTACGTGCGATGAATTCCAGTGCGGAGCTGCTTGATCGCGATGCAGTGTGGGCAGCAAAGCGCGCGGCACTTGAAATGTTGTTCGCCGAAGGGCTCACCAAGAAGCGGGCTCAGGAATTTGCGAACTACTGCCAGCGTGAAGGTCAAGGGTTAGTGAACTTCGCGATCTGGTCAACGCTGTGCGACGTGTATGGCAGTAACGGATCAACGTGGCCGTCGGAATTTCACGAGGTAACGAATCCTGCGATTGCACAATTCGCAGCTTCACGGTCCATAGACGTTCAATTTCATATGTGGATGCAGTTTGTTGTTGATGAGCAACTCGCGCGCACCCAAACGGCCGCGAAATCAGCGGGCATGGCGATTGGCATCATGCTTGATCTGGCAGTTGGCGTTCACCCCGAAGGTTCGGATGCTTGGTCGCTGCGCAATGTACTTGCGCAAAATATTGGTGTCGGTGCTCCTCCGGATATGTACAACCAACTTGGTCAGAATTGGCATCAGCCGCCTTGGCATCCAGTTTCATTGGCGGAAGCTGCTTACCTCCCTTACCGAGAATTACTGCGCGCAATGATGCGGAACGCTGGTGGGTTGCGCATCGATCACGTATTGGGACTCTTTCGCATGTGGTGGGTGCCGAGTGGCATGCAAGCCGATAAAGGAACGTTCGTGCGCTTTGATTTCGAAGCGATGATCGGGTTGCTCGTACTCGAAGCGCATCGCGCGGGTGTGCTCGTGATCGGTGAAGATCTGGGAACAGTTGAGCCTTGGGTCCAAGATGTTTTGCGAGAGCGTGGAATTCTAGGTACGTCAGTGCTCTGGTTTGAAAGTGGCGACGATGGTTGCGCACTTGCACCCGAACATTGGCGCAAGGAAGTGCTCGCAAGTGTCACTGTTCATGACTTGCCACCTACTGCAGGTTTCTTAAGAGATGAGCATGTGCGCATCCGTCACGAACTTGGGTTACTAACCCGCTCGGAAGATGCCGAGCGCACGGATGCAAAATCTGAGCGTGACGATTGGGTGAACATCCTGCGAGATCGCCAGTGGTTGGGCCAGGAAAATCAGGCGATTTCTGAAGTGGAGCTGGACGAAGTGGCACTTGCCTTGCATCGAGCCTTAGGCGCATCTCCAGCCAGACTCGTCGGCATTTCATTACCTGACGTGATCGGTGATCGTCGCGCTCAAAACCAACCAGGTACTGATCAGGAGTACCCAAATTGGCGCGTTCCGATGACGAACGCAACAGGTGAAGTGATGTTGATAGAAGACCTGCAAGCCAAAAGTGCACAGGCGCAGGCCTTCGTCAACGCATTGTCAACGCAGTGA
- a CDS encoding prolyl oligopeptidase family serine peptidase, whose protein sequence is MTTPKYPNAIRSTVADNYHGTQVADPYRWLETADSAETSAWVAEQGILMNAERETWTTRDGFADRMQKLLGAGTISPPYYRGDRTFFMRRNPGEQFASLLVLENGIKRVLIDPMALDPDGLTTLDSWQPSKEGDRLAYQISEGGTEESVLYVMDVATGETIDGPLDRCRFSPIAWLVGGEAFYYVRRIAPELLPESEQNFHRRVYLHHVGTNEDILVFGAGMNMTNYYGVHVSLDGRWLEVTASEGTEPRNDLWVADLSQSDPENPAFTLVQGDVDAQTSLSFARDGRIFVTTDRDAPRAKLAVADPTDLSSWTDLIPEDPDAVFDSFAILDGDELEFPVMMVAKTRHGVGELAIHRADDGTFIENVPLPGAGATSGPVEHINGGPVIWFVYTDHATVPHVYQYDARTREVTLYAAPPGAVEVPKVHSSLVTYKSKDGTEVRMFIVAPTEVPDRPRPTVLYGYGGFGIPMTPGYSAATLAWVEAGGVWAVACLRGGGEEGEEWHRDGMLDKKQNVYDDFHAAAQYLANEGWTTPEQLAIYGGSNGGLLVGAAMTQQPQLFNAVVCVAPLLDMIRYVTSELGPTWTVEYGNPDDAEQFNWLINYSPYHCVKEGSDYPATMIAVFDNDTRTDPMHGRKMVAALQHATAGERPILLRTEGNVGHGARSMSKSIEESAETLAFMAKWTGMQGAAE, encoded by the coding sequence GTGACGACGCCCAAGTACCCAAATGCCATCCGTTCAACTGTTGCCGACAACTACCACGGCACCCAGGTTGCCGACCCTTATCGCTGGCTAGAAACCGCCGATAGCGCCGAGACCTCTGCGTGGGTTGCCGAGCAAGGCATCCTCATGAATGCCGAGCGCGAAACCTGGACAACCCGCGATGGCTTTGCCGATCGCATGCAAAAACTGTTGGGCGCGGGAACGATTTCACCTCCGTATTACCGCGGCGATCGCACCTTCTTTATGCGCCGTAATCCCGGTGAGCAATTTGCTTCGTTGCTCGTACTTGAAAACGGCATCAAGCGAGTACTCATTGACCCAATGGCCCTGGACCCAGATGGCTTAACCACGCTGGATAGTTGGCAGCCATCCAAGGAAGGAGATCGTCTGGCGTACCAGATTTCCGAAGGCGGTACAGAAGAGTCAGTGCTTTACGTGATGGATGTAGCCACGGGAGAAACTATTGACGGCCCACTTGATCGTTGCCGCTTCTCACCAATTGCATGGTTAGTTGGAGGCGAGGCGTTCTATTACGTGCGCCGCATTGCACCTGAACTCCTGCCAGAGTCAGAACAAAATTTCCATCGTCGCGTGTACTTGCATCACGTTGGAACCAATGAAGACATCTTGGTTTTTGGTGCCGGCATGAATATGACCAACTACTACGGCGTTCATGTGAGCCTTGATGGTCGATGGCTTGAAGTAACAGCATCAGAAGGCACCGAACCGCGAAATGACCTTTGGGTTGCAGACCTTTCTCAATCAGATCCAGAAAATCCGGCCTTCACTTTGGTGCAAGGCGACGTTGATGCACAGACCTCACTTTCCTTTGCGCGCGACGGCCGCATTTTTGTGACCACGGACCGAGATGCACCACGAGCCAAGCTTGCAGTAGCTGATCCAACTGATCTTTCATCTTGGACCGATCTCATTCCAGAAGATCCTGATGCTGTGTTTGACTCATTCGCCATTCTTGATGGCGATGAACTTGAGTTTCCAGTAATGATGGTTGCCAAGACCCGCCATGGCGTTGGCGAACTTGCCATTCATCGTGCCGACGATGGCACCTTCATTGAAAACGTGCCGCTACCAGGAGCCGGAGCCACTAGCGGCCCAGTTGAGCACATCAACGGCGGCCCGGTCATTTGGTTTGTTTACACCGATCACGCAACCGTGCCACACGTGTATCAATACGACGCTCGCACGCGCGAGGTCACGTTGTATGCAGCGCCTCCGGGAGCAGTTGAAGTGCCAAAGGTGCACTCATCACTCGTGACCTACAAGTCAAAAGATGGCACTGAAGTGCGCATGTTCATTGTTGCGCCGACTGAAGTTCCCGATCGACCTCGCCCAACGGTGCTCTATGGCTATGGCGGCTTTGGTATTCCGATGACTCCTGGCTATTCAGCCGCAACGCTTGCGTGGGTTGAAGCCGGAGGCGTGTGGGCTGTTGCCTGTTTACGCGGCGGTGGCGAAGAAGGCGAAGAGTGGCATCGCGATGGCATGCTCGATAAGAAGCAGAACGTGTATGACGATTTCCACGCTGCTGCGCAATACCTGGCAAATGAAGGTTGGACAACCCCTGAGCAACTTGCCATTTATGGCGGCTCAAATGGAGGGCTCCTTGTCGGCGCAGCAATGACTCAACAACCACAGCTCTTCAATGCCGTGGTCTGTGTAGCTCCGTTGCTCGACATGATTCGCTATGTCACCTCTGAACTTGGCCCGACCTGGACCGTGGAGTACGGCAATCCCGATGATGCCGAACAATTCAATTGGCTCATCAACTACTCGCCGTATCACTGCGTTAAAGAAGGCTCGGACTATCCAGCCACCATGATTGCCGTGTTCGACAATGACACTCGCACAGATCCAATGCACGGACGCAAAATGGTTGCCGCCCTTCAACATGCGACTGCTGGCGAACGCCCGATCCTGCTGCGCACTGAAGGTAACGTTGGCCACGGAGCTCGCTCAATGAGCAAGTCCATTGAAGAGTCGGCCGAGACTCTTGCTTTCATGGCCAAATGGACGGGCATGCAAGGAGCAGCGGAGTAG
- the pepN gene encoding aminopeptidase N gives MANNENLTRAEAADRAKVIDSHSYVVDLDLTGRGETFEVTTTATFACRTPGSSTWLDHIANVKAVELNGVALDLETAVDGARIHLPNLQAENTVVVAALGDYMNTGEGLHRFVDPVDNETYLYTQFESADARRMYACFEQPDLKATFELRVTAPAHWQVVSNSTSPEPTPVREGVARWEFAAAPRMSTYITALVAGPYFKVEDVYEGAYGTYPLGVFCRQSLSQYLDSDDILLITKQGFAFFEEQFKVGYPFGKYDQLFVPEFNAGAMENAGCVTFLEDLIFRSRVTDAAYEQRANTILHEMAHMWFGDLVTMTWWDDLWLNESFAEWAAHYANVHATRYNDAWTTFANQRKAWAYRQDQLPSTHPIAADMVDLDSVRVNFDGITYAKGASALRQLVAWVGEAEFLAGLQQYFVKHAWKNTQLPDLLVELEATSGRDLSSWTDEWLRTSGVNLLRPLITVDASGNFTSVVVEQEPPSSPAGIAPTLRSHRLGIGLYDLNNGRLVLRDRLEVDISGATTAIDALVGVKQPDLLLLNDGDLTFAKIRLDERSWATAVAHLGDMDDSLARAVIWGAAWDMTRDAEVSTGDYLALVLSGTATESDIGVVQGVLRQLKSAIDQYASADHRNEYNDRLAAATRESAQTAVAGSDHQLAFTRSFIGAARSDADLAVVAGLLDGSIVWQGLAVDTDLRWFMLDRLVTTGKLGDAAVETELKSDDTATGRRHAAHALAARPELEAKNIAWNDLFERTDLPNALIGATLAGFVQPEQRELLVNFREKYFVEIARMWRDRTHEIAQELTVGLYPFLLADAETLRLTDELLASAAANDLGPAGRRLVSEGRDGVERSIRAQARDRA, from the coding sequence ATGGCGAACAACGAGAACCTCACCCGAGCAGAAGCAGCCGACCGCGCGAAGGTCATCGACTCCCACAGCTACGTGGTTGATCTTGACCTCACTGGCAGGGGCGAGACCTTCGAAGTGACCACAACGGCGACCTTCGCTTGCCGCACTCCAGGATCATCTACGTGGCTTGATCACATCGCCAACGTGAAAGCTGTTGAACTCAATGGCGTAGCCCTTGATCTCGAAACTGCCGTTGACGGTGCTCGTATTCACCTGCCAAATCTGCAGGCAGAAAACACTGTGGTTGTCGCCGCTCTTGGCGATTACATGAACACTGGCGAAGGCCTTCATCGCTTTGTTGATCCAGTGGATAACGAGACCTACCTCTACACCCAGTTTGAATCAGCAGATGCTCGCCGTATGTATGCATGTTTTGAACAGCCAGACCTCAAAGCAACCTTTGAATTACGCGTCACAGCACCAGCACATTGGCAGGTGGTTTCCAACAGCACGAGCCCTGAGCCAACTCCTGTGCGAGAAGGCGTTGCTCGTTGGGAATTTGCTGCTGCTCCACGCATGTCTACTTACATCACCGCACTAGTTGCTGGCCCGTACTTCAAGGTTGAGGATGTGTACGAAGGCGCCTATGGCACCTACCCGCTTGGCGTGTTCTGCCGCCAGTCCCTTTCGCAGTACTTGGACTCTGATGACATTTTGCTCATCACGAAACAAGGTTTTGCATTCTTTGAAGAGCAGTTCAAAGTGGGTTACCCATTTGGAAAGTACGACCAGCTCTTTGTTCCAGAGTTCAATGCAGGTGCAATGGAAAACGCAGGCTGCGTAACGTTCCTGGAAGATCTCATCTTCCGATCACGTGTAACTGATGCGGCCTATGAACAACGCGCCAACACGATTTTGCACGAGATGGCACACATGTGGTTTGGCGATTTAGTGACCATGACCTGGTGGGATGACCTTTGGCTCAATGAATCCTTCGCCGAATGGGCTGCTCACTACGCAAATGTTCACGCCACTCGTTACAACGATGCCTGGACAACATTTGCTAACCAGCGCAAGGCTTGGGCCTATCGCCAAGACCAGTTGCCTTCAACGCACCCGATTGCTGCCGACATGGTCGACCTTGATTCAGTTCGCGTGAACTTTGACGGCATCACCTACGCAAAGGGCGCTTCAGCCTTGCGTCAATTGGTGGCGTGGGTTGGTGAAGCTGAATTCTTGGCGGGCTTACAGCAGTACTTCGTCAAGCACGCGTGGAAGAACACGCAACTCCCTGATTTGCTCGTAGAACTTGAAGCAACGTCGGGGCGCGATCTTTCATCATGGACTGATGAATGGCTACGCACCAGCGGCGTGAACTTGCTGCGTCCACTCATCACTGTTGATGCTTCGGGAAACTTCACGAGCGTCGTCGTCGAGCAAGAACCACCAAGCTCACCAGCTGGCATCGCGCCAACCTTGCGATCACATCGCCTCGGCATCGGCTTGTATGACCTCAACAACGGTCGCCTCGTGCTTCGCGATCGCTTAGAAGTTGATATTTCTGGTGCAACAACCGCCATTGATGCACTCGTTGGCGTGAAGCAGCCAGATTTATTGCTGCTGAATGATGGTGACCTCACTTTCGCCAAGATTCGTCTCGATGAACGTTCATGGGCTACCGCAGTTGCTCATCTCGGCGACATGGATGACTCACTTGCTCGTGCTGTGATCTGGGGCGCGGCTTGGGACATGACACGCGATGCTGAAGTTTCAACTGGCGATTACCTCGCGCTGGTGCTCAGCGGAACCGCAACGGAATCAGATATCGGTGTTGTGCAAGGCGTGCTTCGTCAGCTCAAGAGTGCGATTGATCAATACGCCAGCGCTGATCACCGCAATGAATACAACGATCGCCTAGCCGCAGCAACACGCGAATCGGCGCAAACTGCAGTTGCCGGAAGCGATCATCAACTCGCATTTACGCGTTCGTTTATTGGTGCTGCGCGTTCAGATGCTGACTTGGCAGTGGTTGCCGGTCTCCTTGATGGATCAATCGTGTGGCAAGGGCTCGCCGTTGATACCGATCTTCGTTGGTTCATGCTCGATCGGCTTGTCACTACAGGAAAACTGGGTGATGCGGCAGTTGAAACCGAACTCAAGAGCGATGACACTGCCACCGGGCGCCGGCATGCTGCACATGCTCTTGCTGCTCGCCCAGAACTGGAAGCAAAAAACATCGCTTGGAACGATCTCTTCGAGCGCACTGATCTGCCAAACGCGCTCATTGGCGCCACGTTGGCTGGATTTGTACAACCTGAGCAGCGCGAACTCCTTGTGAACTTCCGGGAAAAGTACTTTGTTGAGATCGCGCGCATGTGGCGCGATCGCACACACGAAATTGCTCAGGAACTCACTGTTGGCTTGTATCCGTTCTTGCTTGCGGATGCAGAAACACTTCGACTCACTGACGAGTTGCTCGCAAGCGCGGCTGCAAACGATCTGGGACCAGCTGGTCGACGTTTGGTCAGTGAAGGCCGCGATGGTGTTGAACGTTCGATTCGTGCGCAAGCACGCGATCGTGCATAA